One window of Candidatus Tiamatella incendiivivens genomic DNA carries:
- a CDS encoding ABC transporter substrate-binding protein encodes MRRKERAMSTTAIAAIIVILIIIGVVAAYFATKSGGPATTTQTSTTSPIGTQTTTSTAQAKFKDTLVIGVTDKVTDLDPSNAYDFYTWEVLYNVMSGLVKYKPGTSQIIPDLATNWTVSQGGKVWTFNLRHDAKFADGTPCTAQDVVRSIKRVMTIQGDPSWLVTSFVQDVKALNDYTVQFTLKKPVSYFLALLATPPYYPVSPQYPNDKIVSDATWGGCGPYMIQSWERDVQLVLKANPYYYGPKPKTETIVIKFYSDANSLELALRNHEIDIAWRTLNPEQIQNFKKDQNFKVIEVPGSFIRYVVVNTKMNPTDNVLVREALAAAINRTDIANTVFLGMVDPLYSMVPMGLWSHIDIFKDKYGDNNIQLAKQLLTKAGYSEQNKLDITLWYTPTHYGDTEADLAQVLASQWEATGMIKVNIKSAEWSQYVSQLRNGTQMVSLLGWYPDYIDPDDYLTPFLHTVDNKWTGTGYSNPQVDKLLDQASVLTDLNQRTQLYDQVQQILANDAPFIPLIQGKLFMVTTPNVGGITLGPTMLLPYYLLYATAG; translated from the coding sequence GTGAGAAGAAAGGAAAGAGCAATGTCAACTACGGCTATAGCGGCCATTATAGTCATACTCATAATAATTGGTGTAGTTGCTGCTTACTTCGCGACTAAAAGCGGAGGACCAGCCACTACAACCCAGACAAGCACAACTTCACCTATTGGAACGCAGACAACGACGTCAACTGCTCAAGCAAAGTTTAAGGACACACTGGTTATAGGCGTCACGGATAAAGTTACTGATCTTGATCCATCAAACGCTTACGACTTCTACACATGGGAAGTACTCTACAACGTTATGAGTGGACTAGTTAAATACAAGCCTGGAACTTCTCAAATAATCCCAGACCTCGCGACAAACTGGACTGTATCACAAGGTGGTAAAGTATGGACATTCAACCTAAGACACGACGCTAAATTCGCCGATGGAACACCATGCACTGCCCAGGATGTTGTGAGAAGCATTAAGAGGGTAATGACTATACAGGGCGATCCTTCATGGCTTGTAACGTCCTTCGTTCAGGACGTTAAAGCCCTAAACGATTATACAGTGCAGTTTACATTGAAGAAGCCCGTTAGCTACTTCCTCGCACTCCTAGCAACACCGCCATACTACCCTGTAAGCCCGCAATACCCGAATGATAAGATAGTCAGCGACGCTACATGGGGTGGCTGTGGACCGTATATGATTCAGAGTTGGGAGAGGGACGTACAACTAGTCCTTAAAGCGAATCCATACTATTATGGGCCCAAGCCTAAGACTGAGACTATTGTCATAAAGTTCTATAGTGATGCAAACAGCCTCGAACTAGCTCTAAGAAACCATGAGATAGATATAGCTTGGAGAACGTTAAACCCTGAACAAATACAGAACTTTAAGAAAGACCAGAACTTTAAGGTTATAGAAGTTCCTGGAAGCTTCATTAGATATGTTGTGGTTAACACTAAGATGAACCCGACGGATAATGTGCTTGTAAGGGAGGCACTAGCCGCAGCGATAAATAGAACAGATATAGCAAATACAGTATTTCTAGGAATGGTAGATCCTCTCTACAGCATGGTGCCTATGGGATTATGGAGTCACATTGATATCTTCAAAGACAAGTATGGAGACAACAATATACAACTAGCCAAACAATTACTTACGAAGGCAGGATATAGTGAACAGAACAAGCTTGATATAACCCTCTGGTACACGCCGACACATTATGGCGACACTGAAGCAGACCTAGCACAGGTTCTGGCAAGCCAGTGGGAAGCAACTGGTATGATAAAGGTGAACATAAAGAGTGCAGAGTGGAGCCAGTATGTCAGCCAGCTCAGAAACGGCACTCAAATGGTTAGCCTCCTAGGATGGTACCCGGACTACATAGATCCAGACGACTATTTGACACCCTTCCTACATACAGTAGATAACAAGTGGACTGGAACAGGATATAGTAATCCTCAAGTCGACAAACTCCTTGACCAAGCTTCAGTTCTAACAGATCTGAACCAGAGAACACAGTTATACGATCAAGTGCAACAAATACTAGCTAATGATGCACCCTTCATCCCACTGATTCAAGGAAAACTGTTTATGGTAACAACTCCTAACGTTGGTGGCATAACTCTAGGACCTACTATGCTACTCCCATACTATCTATTATACGCTACAGCCGGCTAA
- a CDS encoding ABC transporter permease encodes MARGIGQYILVRSLMIIPTVLILYTIVFFILRVLPGDPITAILGTKNIPPEQLAALRKQLGLDQSYVAQYFNYLYNVVFHLNFGTSMAIRGRPIWEDIKTRFPRTLELTLYGFTISVILGVLTGLVAAKKGGKIDLSMRLYSIIAYTLFIPWFGLMLQLVFGIWLGWLPTSGILDAGVHIKHITGMNTVDALLTGNWVGFVSAIRHIILPSLTLGIVLSGAYTRLVRANVAEALSMDYIRAYRVHGIPEYKVTYYALKNAFVPIVTLMGLQFAILLGGAVLTETTFSWPGMGRYLVEAIENRDYTAIQGTVIFFAFLVGLISLIVDVVYALIDPRIKY; translated from the coding sequence ATGGCAAGAGGTATTGGGCAATACATTCTAGTTAGATCACTAATGATTATACCAACAGTCCTTATACTGTACACCATAGTATTCTTCATCCTCAGAGTACTACCAGGAGACCCCATCACTGCAATACTTGGAACGAAGAACATTCCACCTGAACAGCTTGCCGCCCTACGGAAACAGCTTGGTTTAGATCAAAGCTATGTTGCACAGTACTTCAACTACTTGTATAATGTAGTCTTCCACTTAAACTTCGGTACTAGTATGGCTATAAGAGGGAGGCCTATATGGGAGGATATAAAAACAAGGTTCCCTAGAACATTAGAATTAACCCTATACGGCTTCACCATAAGCGTTATCCTAGGTGTTCTTACAGGACTCGTCGCGGCTAAGAAGGGAGGTAAAATAGACCTTTCCATGAGGCTCTACAGTATAATAGCTTACACCCTATTCATACCATGGTTCGGACTTATGCTACAGTTAGTATTCGGTATATGGCTTGGTTGGCTACCTACTAGCGGTATACTAGATGCTGGAGTGCATATAAAGCACATTACCGGCATGAACACTGTAGACGCGTTACTAACAGGTAATTGGGTAGGATTCGTAAGCGCTATACGTCACATAATACTGCCTAGCTTAACCTTAGGCATTGTTTTAAGCGGTGCATATACCCGTCTTGTCAGAGCCAATGTTGCTGAAGCTCTTTCCATGGATTACATAAGAGCCTATAGAGTACACGGTATACCTGAGTATAAAGTAACGTACTACGCGTTGAAAAATGCGTTTGTTCCCATAGTTACATTGATGGGCCTCCAGTTCGCCATACTTCTAGGCGGTGCTGTTCTAACAGAGACAACATTCAGTTGGCCTGGAATGGGTAGGTATTTAGTTGAAGCTATTGAGAACAGGGATTACACTGCTATACAAGGGACGGTTATATTCTTCGCCTTCCTAGTGGGATTGATAAGCTTGATCGTGGACGTGGTGTACGCGCTGATAGATCCTAGGATAAAGTATTAG
- a CDS encoding ABC transporter permease: MFYEYLLRPFRKAPARALLLTGLVIVTIVIIMAIFAPWIAPYNPVQRTPERFSPPSWKHLMGTNKLGYDVFSRIVYGSRVILEVVFIAAIISSSIGIPVGLVSGYYGGKADRALSMIMDSIYAFPSLILAITVAAILGPSPMNTALSISVVYIPTYFRMVRGKVIALKGTPLIEALQSLGLKTKNILLKHVTPNIAPTILVVFSLSVADAILTEAGLSFLGLSVVPPTPDWGYDLRVGKSFLTGGYWWLVFFPGLMIILLAIGFALIGEALSERFNISREV; the protein is encoded by the coding sequence GTGTTCTACGAATACCTCTTGAGACCATTCCGCAAGGCTCCAGCCAGAGCGTTGTTACTCACAGGGCTAGTGATAGTCACTATAGTAATTATTATGGCGATATTCGCTCCGTGGATAGCTCCGTACAATCCTGTTCAGAGGACCCCGGAAAGATTTTCTCCCCCCAGCTGGAAACATCTCATGGGAACCAATAAGCTGGGATACGATGTGTTTTCTAGAATAGTATACGGCTCCCGCGTAATTCTGGAGGTGGTTTTCATCGCAGCAATAATCTCGAGTTCGATTGGTATTCCAGTAGGACTAGTATCCGGTTATTATGGCGGAAAAGCTGATAGAGCACTATCAATGATAATGGACTCTATCTACGCGTTTCCCAGCCTGATACTAGCTATAACAGTGGCAGCCATACTAGGACCAAGCCCTATGAATACCGCTCTATCAATTTCAGTAGTGTACATCCCAACGTACTTCAGAATGGTTAGAGGTAAGGTGATAGCACTAAAAGGAACTCCTCTTATAGAAGCCCTCCAGAGTCTTGGCTTGAAAACGAAAAACATATTACTGAAGCATGTCACGCCGAATATTGCACCCACAATACTCGTGGTATTCAGCTTAAGCGTTGCTGATGCGATTCTTACTGAGGCAGGACTGAGCTTTCTAGGGCTTTCAGTCGTACCACCCACCCCTGACTGGGGTTACGATCTAAGAGTAGGTAAATCATTCCTCACCGGAGGCTATTGGTGGCTCGTATTCTTCCCAGGCTTGATGATAATCTTGCTAGCTATAGGCTTCGCATTGATCGGCGAAGCACTCTCAGAGAGATTTAACATTTCTAGGGAGGTGTAA
- a CDS encoding ABC transporter ATP-binding protein: protein MDTILSVKDLSVYYYTLSGVVRAVDNVSFELGKGEWMSLVGESGSGKSTLGFALLRLVPPPGRIVSGKIILGGTGVTNLPEGDMRKIRGSKISMVLQDPLTSLDPLRKIGEQLEEILEVHDIKDDAEKEHRIKEAMRNVGLPYDYIEYYPHQLSGGQRQRIAIASSIILNPSILVADEPTTALDVIVQSKIMDLLDDLRRNLGISIILITHDLALALERSDKIAVMYAGEIVEEASGKSIASDPLHPYTKGLINSIPRLYGPKNIEEIPGFPPDLRDPPPGCRFHPRCKYAMDVCKEKSPDYRMIDGRKVRCWLYSKREDGEN from the coding sequence ATGGATACTATTCTAAGCGTCAAAGACCTTTCAGTATACTATTACACATTATCGGGAGTAGTGAGAGCTGTAGACAATGTTAGCTTTGAGCTTGGAAAAGGGGAATGGATGAGTCTAGTAGGAGAATCCGGTTCGGGTAAAAGTACACTAGGGTTCGCCTTACTGAGACTGGTTCCTCCGCCAGGAAGAATAGTATCAGGCAAAATAATACTTGGAGGAACAGGGGTTACTAATCTTCCAGAAGGAGATATGAGGAAGATTCGTGGAAGTAAAATTAGCATGGTTCTCCAAGATCCCCTGACCAGTCTTGATCCTCTAAGGAAGATCGGCGAACAATTGGAGGAGATTTTAGAGGTACACGACATAAAAGATGACGCTGAGAAGGAGCATAGGATCAAGGAGGCCATGAGAAACGTTGGACTCCCCTATGATTATATTGAATATTACCCCCATCAACTCAGCGGCGGTCAAAGGCAGAGAATAGCAATTGCTTCCAGTATAATACTTAATCCCAGCATACTGGTTGCAGATGAACCTACGACAGCTCTCGACGTTATCGTCCAGAGCAAGATAATGGATTTACTCGATGACCTTAGGAGAAACCTTGGCATATCAATTATCCTCATTACACATGACCTGGCTTTGGCTTTAGAGCGTAGTGACAAAATAGCAGTAATGTATGCGGGTGAAATAGTTGAGGAAGCCTCTGGCAAAAGTATTGCCAGTGATCCCTTACATCCGTATACGAAGGGGTTAATTAACAGTATTCCCCGGCTTTATGGACCAAAGAATATCGAGGAGATCCCTGGTTTTCCTCCTGATCTGAGAGATCCTCCTCCTGGATGCAGGTTTCATCCAAGATGTAAGTATGCGATGGATGTTTGTAAGGAGAAGTCTCCGGATTATAGGATGATTGACGGTAGAAAGGTTCGTTGCTGGCTATATTCTAAGAGGGAGGATGGGGAGAATTGA
- a CDS encoding ABC transporter ATP-binding protein: MSLLEVNDLKKYFPVEGGVFDRVLGRVRGYVKAVDGISFTVERGETLGLIGESGCGKTTTGKVVLRLLEPTAGKIVFDDMDITRLKGEGLRRLRRRMQMIFQDPFANLDPRMPVGDQIAEPLIEHGLTSEEEAKEFAYKMLSRVGLTPVEDFYERLPLNLSGGQRQRVVIARAMSLKPDFVVADEAVSMIDVSMRASIVKLLLEFKRELNQAMIFITHDISIGRLVADRIAVMYLGKIVEIGRTEDIINNPAHPYTQALLAAVPTIEDKKLKVNIKIKGEVADPKNVPPGCRFHPRCPLASDICMKEEPRMIEIGKDHFVACHHHI, encoded by the coding sequence TTGAGCCTGCTTGAAGTTAATGATCTAAAGAAATACTTCCCCGTAGAAGGAGGCGTCTTTGATAGAGTACTTGGAAGAGTGAGAGGTTATGTTAAAGCAGTGGATGGAATATCCTTCACCGTTGAAAGAGGAGAGACCTTGGGACTTATAGGCGAAAGCGGCTGCGGAAAGACTACTACCGGGAAAGTTGTTCTACGTCTTCTAGAGCCTACTGCTGGTAAGATAGTTTTTGACGATATGGATATCACTAGATTGAAGGGTGAGGGACTCAGGAGGCTCAGGCGGAGAATGCAAATGATATTCCAAGATCCGTTTGCCAACCTGGATCCGAGAATGCCTGTGGGAGATCAGATTGCTGAACCGCTTATAGAACATGGACTGACGAGTGAAGAGGAGGCTAAGGAGTTCGCGTATAAGATGCTTAGCAGGGTTGGTTTGACCCCGGTGGAAGATTTCTATGAACGTCTTCCTCTTAACTTAAGCGGTGGTCAGAGGCAGAGGGTTGTCATCGCAAGGGCAATGTCGTTAAAACCTGATTTCGTAGTAGCAGATGAAGCCGTTAGTATGATAGATGTATCGATGAGGGCAAGCATAGTGAAACTCCTATTGGAATTCAAAAGAGAACTAAACCAAGCAATGATATTTATAACACATGACATTAGCATAGGCAGGCTAGTTGCCGATAGAATAGCAGTAATGTATCTCGGGAAAATAGTGGAAATAGGTAGAACAGAGGACATCATTAATAATCCAGCCCACCCGTATACTCAAGCATTACTTGCAGCTGTCCCAACAATAGAGGATAAGAAGTTAAAGGTTAACATTAAGATAAAAGGAGAAGTAGCTGACCCGAAGAACGTTCCGCCAGGATGCAGGTTCCACCCGAGATGCCCTTTAGCCTCAGATATATGCATGAAAGAAGAGCCGAGGATGATTGAGATCGGAAAAGATCACTTCGTAGCTTGTCATCATCATATTTAA
- the mtnA gene encoding S-methyl-5-thioribose-1-phosphate isomerase, with protein sequence MSALDDLFNKYGELLKIKPLIWHSDKKELEWLDTRLLPHEEVYNKSGDYRRIAIAIKDMEVRGAPAIGVTAGFGMAAAAYRLKTTGIDDFISKFREVYNVLRNTRPTAYNLFYALDKIWNAARKASEEGDIDEIRFAVENEAINLMVEDITSNIEMGRHGSKLLEEGMTVLTHCNAGAVATSGFGTALGVIRYAWYDGKKISVIADETRPLLQGARLTVWELWKEGIPVRLITDNTAGLVLSKGLADVVIVGADRVIYTGHTANKIGTYMVALSAKRAGKPFYVALPTSTIQATMDPESIVIEERNPVEIRKVMGKLFITVEDVPVYNFAFDITPPDLVTAFITEKGVVYPPYPENLKRVKEP encoded by the coding sequence ATGTCGGCACTAGATGACTTATTCAATAAATACGGTGAGCTCCTAAAAATAAAGCCATTAATATGGCATTCGGATAAGAAGGAATTGGAATGGCTTGATACGAGGCTTCTACCACACGAAGAGGTTTACAATAAGTCAGGGGATTATCGGAGAATAGCTATAGCAATCAAAGACATGGAAGTCAGAGGAGCACCAGCTATAGGCGTTACGGCAGGATTCGGAATGGCCGCAGCAGCGTATCGGTTAAAAACTACAGGCATAGATGATTTCATTTCGAAGTTTAGGGAAGTATATAACGTACTTAGAAACACAAGGCCTACTGCCTACAACTTGTTCTATGCACTTGACAAGATATGGAATGCTGCAAGGAAAGCCTCGGAAGAAGGCGATATCGATGAGATAAGATTTGCAGTTGAAAACGAAGCTATCAACCTTATGGTTGAAGATATAACCTCTAACATCGAGATGGGGAGGCATGGATCAAAACTCCTAGAAGAAGGCATGACTGTCCTAACTCACTGTAATGCAGGTGCTGTTGCAACAAGCGGTTTCGGGACAGCCCTTGGTGTAATTAGATATGCATGGTATGACGGTAAGAAGATTAGTGTGATAGCAGATGAAACAAGACCATTACTGCAAGGAGCCAGACTGACGGTCTGGGAACTGTGGAAGGAAGGAATACCCGTTAGATTAATCACCGATAACACAGCTGGGCTAGTTCTCTCGAAAGGCTTGGCTGATGTAGTAATAGTCGGGGCTGATAGAGTTATATATACAGGGCATACTGCCAACAAGATAGGTACCTATATGGTAGCCCTATCTGCAAAGAGAGCGGGGAAACCTTTCTATGTAGCTCTCCCTACGAGCACTATTCAGGCAACAATGGATCCTGAGAGTATTGTAATAGAGGAAAGGAACCCTGTTGAAATTAGGAAAGTTATGGGTAAACTCTTTATAACAGTGGAGGATGTTCCGGTCTATAATTTTGCATTTGATATTACCCCTCCCGACCTGGTAACAGCTTTCATAACTGAAAAAGGAGTAGTTTATCCGCCGTACCCAGAGAATTTGAAGAGAGTAAAAGAACCTTAA
- a CDS encoding aminotransferase class V-fold PLP-dependent enzyme, with protein MGEYKKLLETLLEEKLNGPTVLGGMIPHPDPQIIRDSIGFIDENLGDLNDFPATGKAIEYISKKLSEWMFSSKYPGMATSGGTEGNFLAAFLAKIKGASKIVAFETAHYSIWKTAEILGMKPVRLTVEKGYIPRIDLLEDALDDKSLLVLTIGTTETGFIDPVLEAASTACRLGAKVHVDGAFAGVIQKRLTPHKIPRVLDDCVRTYTVDLHKIPEAPSPSGFLFVSTPDLLENLFFEAEYIPSGRQFGLLGTRPGWTIIAGALSLARIEDKGGIESLASKLMDASKSIVEQLSEYDYSVPHNVETPIVCLLHSEINKVFRNLRKSGYNIYKCLQSKGLRLAITPWLLREYGVNGVVNLLGEAASTTL; from the coding sequence TTGGGAGAATACAAGAAACTACTGGAAACACTATTAGAAGAGAAACTCAATGGTCCAACGGTTCTGGGAGGAATGATACCCCATCCGGACCCCCAGATAATCAGAGACTCTATAGGGTTTATCGATGAAAATCTAGGGGACTTGAATGACTTTCCAGCAACCGGAAAGGCCATAGAATACATATCTAAGAAACTCTCAGAATGGATGTTTTCCAGTAAATATCCTGGAATGGCAACTAGTGGTGGGACCGAAGGTAACTTTCTCGCAGCTTTCCTCGCTAAGATCAAGGGAGCTAGCAAGATTGTTGCATTTGAAACAGCACACTATAGTATTTGGAAAACTGCCGAGATCCTTGGAATGAAACCCGTTAGGTTGACTGTAGAGAAAGGATATATTCCTAGGATCGACTTACTCGAGGATGCTTTGGACGATAAATCCCTACTCGTGTTAACCATAGGCACTACTGAAACAGGATTTATAGATCCCGTGTTAGAAGCTGCAAGTACTGCGTGTAGGTTAGGCGCCAAAGTCCACGTTGACGGTGCCTTTGCCGGCGTAATACAAAAACGTCTTACTCCTCATAAGATTCCAAGAGTATTAGATGACTGTGTTAGGACATACACTGTAGATTTACATAAGATTCCAGAGGCACCCTCACCCTCAGGGTTTTTATTCGTTTCAACCCCAGACTTATTAGAGAATCTTTTCTTTGAAGCTGAATATATTCCAAGTGGTAGGCAGTTCGGGTTACTGGGAACCAGACCAGGCTGGACCATTATCGCTGGAGCTTTAAGTCTTGCAAGAATTGAGGATAAGGGCGGGATCGAGTCACTAGCTTCTAAATTGATGGACGCCTCTAAGAGCATAGTTGAACAATTATCTGAATATGATTATTCAGTTCCCCATAATGTAGAGACACCTATAGTATGTTTATTGCACAGTGAAATCAATAAGGTATTCAGGAATCTGCGTAAATCAGGTTACAATATATACAAGTGCCTGCAAAGTAAAGGTTTACGGTTAGCCATTACCCCTTGGCTCCTGAGAGAGTACGGTGTTAACGGAGTTGTGAATCTGCTAGGAGAAGCGGCGTCTACTACACTTTAA
- a CDS encoding DUF711 family protein: MIRTITVHVSQKILDNTGKLKDTVESIALKLMEAADRVLSETGLKTGMVRVTLPDPPQDRALEIAKHANVEEGDNSFLVSMGNVPVYHPLLEDIVFEAVSKGLFISILNRPPLEDSVIKFSKLIHKLSHTDINLPTRVGFNVYGRPVYTPYYPLSSSPGDRDLFSIALTYPNYLRGVIERRNTKEAEKELSNIVARVENAARIVREVTGIEYLGVDLSLSPWMDESVARLVEAISGRKIPEAGSAYGVFVLNTLLSNTADKILSTGFNEVQLPLAEDNILKERGREGLLTASSMARLTGVCLAGLDLVVVPSDIEKVRDLTLEVFSYSLTKNRPLGVRIVPVEQEPGSIVRFEKFGETPVIPF, from the coding sequence ATGATCAGGACTATAACTGTTCATGTGTCCCAGAAAATTCTAGATAATACTGGTAAACTGAAGGATACTGTGGAGAGTATTGCTTTGAAATTAATGGAGGCGGCTGATAGAGTTCTTAGCGAGACCGGTTTGAAGACTGGAATGGTTAGAGTCACGCTTCCGGATCCGCCTCAAGATCGGGCTCTCGAAATTGCTAAACATGCCAACGTAGAAGAGGGGGATAATAGTTTCCTCGTGTCCATGGGTAATGTGCCTGTTTATCATCCCCTCCTAGAAGACATAGTGTTCGAAGCTGTTTCCAAAGGTTTGTTTATATCAATATTGAACCGGCCGCCGTTAGAGGATTCTGTTATAAAATTCTCTAAACTGATCCATAAACTCTCACATACCGATATAAACCTCCCTACTCGGGTGGGCTTCAACGTGTATGGGAGACCGGTTTATACGCCTTATTATCCATTAAGCAGCAGTCCTGGTGATAGAGACTTATTCTCTATAGCTCTAACGTATCCCAACTATCTAAGAGGAGTGATTGAAAGGAGGAATACGAAAGAAGCCGAAAAGGAGTTGTCTAATATAGTTGCTAGAGTGGAAAATGCTGCTAGAATCGTTAGAGAAGTAACAGGAATAGAGTATTTAGGAGTAGACCTCAGTCTTTCCCCTTGGATGGATGAAAGTGTCGCCAGGCTAGTTGAAGCAATTTCAGGTAGAAAAATCCCTGAAGCAGGAAGTGCTTATGGAGTATTCGTGCTAAATACACTGCTCTCCAACACAGCTGATAAGATTTTGTCTACAGGTTTTAATGAAGTTCAATTGCCTTTAGCAGAGGATAATATATTGAAGGAGAGGGGGCGGGAAGGATTACTTACAGCGTCAAGTATGGCCCGCTTGACAGGTGTCTGTTTAGCTGGTCTTGATTTGGTAGTTGTTCCTTCAGATATTGAGAAAGTCAGGGATTTGACTCTTGAAGTATTCAGTTATTCTCTGACGAAAAACCGTCCCCTAGGTGTTAGGATAGTTCCCGTGGAGCAAGAGCCTGGGAGTATTGTCAGGTTTGAAAAGTTCGGTGAAACTCCTGTTATACCTTTCTAA
- a CDS encoding MBL fold metallo-hydrolase: MAKVRISILVDNSIPLPTKMLGEYGFSALVEDLEHDKRILFDTGSTGKPLLYNLGVIGVDPDDIDYVVLSHRHYDHTGGLKELLQKRSSSITIISHPDLFVPAYTNILDGVLRDIGIPFTRDQLESLGAKFLFSRESVQITPNVKTMGEIPRDAGPSHTSGMARVIDGNVVEDSLPDDTGVGIITGKGVVVMTGCGHSGVENIMSHADKLFGNVYGLVGGLHLLGASESRLREVSSYLAGRNLGLLVAGHCTGPLAQWLLLNAAPNAYRIGGVGFSIEI, from the coding sequence GTGGCTAAGGTCAGAATCTCAATACTGGTGGATAACTCTATTCCATTACCAACGAAGATGCTAGGTGAATACGGGTTTTCCGCATTAGTAGAAGATCTTGAGCATGATAAAAGAATACTGTTTGACACAGGTAGCACTGGGAAGCCTTTGCTCTATAATTTAGGTGTTATTGGAGTAGACCCGGATGATATAGACTACGTAGTACTGAGTCACCGTCATTATGACCATACAGGTGGATTAAAAGAGCTTCTCCAGAAAAGATCATCGAGTATAACTATAATATCACATCCAGATCTATTCGTCCCAGCATATACTAATATCTTGGATGGAGTTCTAAGGGATATAGGCATACCATTTACGAGAGATCAGTTGGAGTCGTTAGGAGCTAAGTTTCTCTTCTCCCGGGAGTCTGTACAGATAACACCAAATGTTAAAACAATGGGTGAAATACCTAGGGATGCCGGCCCCAGTCATACTAGTGGTATGGCTAGGGTTATAGATGGTAATGTAGTTGAGGACAGCTTACCTGATGATACTGGTGTGGGGATAATTACTGGAAAAGGCGTTGTCGTCATGACGGGATGCGGGCACTCTGGTGTCGAAAATATTATGAGCCATGCTGATAAGCTGTTCGGGAATGTCTACGGCTTAGTTGGCGGTCTTCACTTGTTGGGCGCTAGCGAGTCGAGGCTAAGGGAGGTTTCATCGTATCTAGCTGGTAGAAATCTTGGTCTCCTAGTCGCTGGGCATTGCACGGGACCCTTAGCTCAATGGCTGCTCCTTAATGCTGCACCGAATGCATATAGGATTGGCGGAGTTGGTTTTTCAATTGAAATCTAA
- a CDS encoding radical SAM protein, giving the protein MEIAFGPVPSRRLGRSLGVNNIPPKHCSYSCIYCQLGRTRWLEATRRSFYDWRSIFDAVKSKVEKVSLENIDYVTFVPDGEPTLDINLGKEIQQIKENINANIAVITNGSLLWMEDVRNDLFNADWVSVKIDAVSNEIYKKIDRPHPSLDLNSVLNGVLEFASSYSGTLVTETMLVAGVNDSVEELDSIAGFIGKVDPTIAYIAVPTRPPAEPWVSPPSEKTILIAYNIFTDHLGDKVELLIGFEGGEFNIDPEKPVESILGIISVHPMRIDVLEKLLEEKSLNPKTILEEIESCGDALIVEYRGKAFLVRRLNR; this is encoded by the coding sequence TTGGAAATTGCCTTTGGACCAGTCCCTAGTAGGAGGCTGGGGCGTAGTTTGGGTGTTAATAATATTCCGCCAAAACACTGCAGTTACTCTTGCATCTATTGCCAGCTTGGCAGGACTCGTTGGCTTGAGGCTACTAGGAGGAGTTTTTACGACTGGAGATCCATCTTTGATGCTGTGAAGAGTAAAGTGGAGAAAGTCAGTTTAGAGAATATTGACTATGTAACATTCGTACCGGACGGAGAGCCTACACTTGATATTAATCTAGGAAAAGAAATTCAACAAATAAAGGAAAATATCAATGCTAATATAGCAGTCATCACTAATGGCTCACTCCTATGGATGGAAGATGTGAGAAACGATTTATTTAACGCTGACTGGGTTTCTGTTAAAATAGATGCAGTATCCAATGAGATCTACAAGAAAATAGATAGACCCCATCCTAGCCTAGACTTGAATAGTGTCTTAAACGGCGTACTAGAATTTGCCTCTTCATACTCTGGCACCCTAGTCACTGAGACAATGTTAGTAGCTGGTGTAAATGACAGTGTTGAAGAGTTAGATAGTATAGCAGGGTTCATTGGAAAAGTGGATCCGACAATAGCTTACATAGCTGTCCCAACAAGACCTCCAGCTGAGCCTTGGGTATCACCTCCCAGCGAGAAAACAATTCTAATAGCATATAATATATTCACTGACCATCTAGGCGATAAAGTTGAGTTATTGATTGGCTTCGAAGGAGGGGAATTCAACATTGACCCGGAAAAACCTGTCGAAAGTATTCTAGGAATAATTAGTGTTCATCCTATGAGAATAGATGTTTTAGAGAAACTCTTAGAAGAGAAAAGCTTGAATCCAAAAACTATACTAGAGGAAATAGAATCCTGTGGAGACGCGTTAATAGTAGAGTACAGAGGAAAAGCATTTCTGGTTAGAAGGCTAAACCGGTAA